From a single Canis lupus baileyi chromosome 14, mCanLup2.hap1, whole genome shotgun sequence genomic region:
- the LOC140603661 gene encoding small ribosomal subunit protein uS14-like translates to MGHQQLYWSHGRKFGQGSCSCRICSNLHRLIQKYGLNMCHQCFCHYAKDIGFIKLD, encoded by the coding sequence ATGGGTCACCAGCAGCTCTACTGGAGCCATGGGAGGAAGTTTGGCCAGGGCTCTTGTTCTTGCCGCATCTGTTCAAACCTGCACCGTCTGATCCAGAAATACGGCCTCAATATGTGCCACCAGTGTTTCTGTCATTACGCCAAGGATATAGGCTTCATTAAGTTGGATTAA